One stretch of Methanomicrobiales archaeon DNA includes these proteins:
- a CDS encoding multiprotein bridging factor aMBF1 yields MQCELCGADIRGIPKIVQIEGAELRVCIQCAKYGTEIQQKRGGEARGRPTAGASPAPRRHVRDVFDYMEGDIVEDYADRIRKARMSRGWDQKTLALEIKEREILIKKIEKGDLIPEDEVRKKLEKALGIRLIECGGEEGGGKGGGRVSTTLGDLISIRREKA; encoded by the coding sequence ATGCAGTGCGAACTATGCGGGGCGGATATCCGCGGTATCCCCAAAATCGTCCAGATCGAGGGTGCGGAGCTGAGGGTCTGCATCCAATGTGCGAAGTACGGTACCGAGATCCAGCAGAAGAGAGGGGGCGAGGCCAGGGGACGACCCACGGCAGGAGCGAGCCCGGCCCCACGGCGGCACGTACGGGACGTGTTCGATTATATGGAGGGGGATATCGTCGAGGACTATGCGGATCGGATCCGGAAGGCCCGTATGTCGAGGGGATGGGATCAGAAGACTCTCGCTCTCGAGATAAAAGAGCGGGAGATCCTGATCAAGAAGATCGAGAAGGGGGACCTCATCCCGGAGGACGAAGTGCGCAAGAAACTGGAGAAAGCGCTCGGAATCCGCCTGATCGAGTGCGGCGGGGAAGAGGGCGGCGGGAAGGGCGGAGGAAGGGTAAGCACAACGCTTGGCGATCTCATCTCCATCCGGCGGGAGAAGGCCTGA